A genomic region of Capnocytophaga canimorsus contains the following coding sequences:
- a CDS encoding UDP-glucose dehydrogenase family protein: MRIAVIGTGYVGLVSGACFAEVGNTVTCVDVNSQKIENLKKGIIPIYEPGLEAMVLANVANKNLSFTTDLAKAIEKAEIVFIAVGTPMGDDGSADLQYVLSVAKSIGETMQGRLIVVDKSTVPIGTGDKVKAVIQSELDRRGEKFEFQVVSNPEFLKEGKAIEDFMKPDRVVIGAESPYAFDKMRMLYSSFFKQNERFITMDIRSAEMTKYAANAMLATKISFMNEIANICERVGADVNKVRLGIGSDTRIGYSFIYPGCGYGGSCFPKDVKALTKIAQEHGYNAELITSVENVNDRQKLVVARKIVAKYGENLTGKTFAVWGLSFKPETDDMREAPAIYIIKELVRRGAKIRAYDPKAIHEAKIFYLKDIDIQYVESKYEALKGADAMLLLTEWKEFRSPDFDEIAKLLKERVIFDGRNQYNSFDLPSKGFEYVQVGVN, translated from the coding sequence ATGAGGATAGCTGTAATAGGCACAGGATACGTAGGGTTGGTTTCGGGAGCTTGTTTTGCCGAAGTTGGCAATACCGTTACTTGTGTTGATGTCAATTCTCAAAAAATAGAAAACCTAAAAAAAGGAATTATTCCGATTTACGAACCTGGTCTTGAAGCTATGGTTTTGGCCAATGTAGCTAATAAAAATTTGTCATTCACTACCGATTTGGCGAAAGCTATCGAAAAAGCTGAAATTGTATTTATAGCTGTAGGTACACCGATGGGGGATGATGGCTCGGCGGACTTACAATACGTGCTTTCCGTAGCTAAATCTATCGGAGAGACAATGCAGGGCAGACTTATCGTTGTGGATAAATCGACCGTTCCGATAGGGACAGGGGACAAGGTAAAAGCCGTAATTCAGTCCGAATTGGATAGAAGAGGCGAGAAATTTGAGTTTCAAGTGGTTTCAAATCCTGAGTTTTTAAAGGAAGGGAAAGCTATTGAAGATTTTATGAAGCCCGATAGGGTAGTGATTGGTGCTGAAAGTCCGTATGCTTTTGATAAAATGCGGATGCTCTATTCCTCGTTTTTTAAACAGAATGAACGTTTCATTACTATGGATATTCGTTCGGCAGAAATGACCAAGTATGCTGCCAATGCAATGCTTGCAACTAAAATTTCGTTTATGAACGAAATAGCCAATATTTGCGAACGCGTGGGGGCTGATGTTAATAAAGTGCGATTGGGAATAGGTTCGGATACTCGAATTGGATATAGTTTTATTTACCCAGGTTGTGGTTATGGAGGCTCGTGTTTTCCGAAAGATGTAAAAGCACTGACAAAAATTGCCCAAGAACACGGGTACAATGCGGAACTGATTACTTCTGTGGAAAATGTAAACGACCGACAAAAGTTGGTTGTCGCACGGAAAATAGTTGCCAAGTACGGTGAGAATTTGACAGGGAAAACTTTTGCGGTTTGGGGACTTTCATTCAAACCCGAAACCGATGATATGCGTGAGGCTCCTGCTATTTACATTATTAAGGAACTGGTCAGACGAGGAGCTAAAATACGAGCGTATGACCCTAAAGCCATTCACGAGGCTAAAATATTTTATTTAAAAGATATAGATATTCAATATGTAGAAAGCAAATATGAAGCTTTAAAAGGTGCCGATGCAATGCTTTTACTCACCGAATGGAAAGAATTTCGTTCGCCCGATTTTGATGAAATAGCAAAACTTCTCAAAGAAAGAGTTATCTTTGATGGGCGGAATCAGTATAATTCGTTTGATTTGCCGAGTAAAGGGTTTGAGTATGTGCAGGTGGGTGTAAATTGA
- a CDS encoding CYTH domain-containing protein: MLQEIERKFLVKGDFRNEVFKSERIIQGYLSTIPERTVRIRIKDDKGYITVKGSSSPNGISRFEWEKQIPYQEAEALLKLCEKGIIDKTRHLIKAGEQTFEVDEFHCENEGLIIAEIELPSEDSTFEHPDWLGEEVTGNKRYYNASLMKNPYKNWEK; the protein is encoded by the coding sequence ATGTTACAAGAAATAGAACGTAAATTTTTAGTAAAGGGAGATTTCAGAAATGAAGTTTTTAAATCTGAACGTATCATCCAAGGATATTTAAGCACTATACCTGAGCGTACAGTACGCATACGCATAAAGGACGACAAGGGATATATCACCGTAAAAGGTAGCAGTAGCCCAAACGGAATCAGTCGCTTTGAATGGGAAAAACAAATTCCTTATCAAGAGGCTGAGGCGCTGTTAAAACTCTGTGAGAAGGGCATTATCGATAAAACTCGACATCTTATAAAAGCAGGTGAACAAACTTTTGAGGTAGATGAATTTCACTGTGAAAACGAAGGACTTATCATCGCAGAAATTGAACTTCCCTCTGAAGACAGCACCTTTGAACACCCCGATTGGCTCGGCGAAGAAGTAACTGGAAATAAACGTTATTATAACGCCTCGCTAATGAAAAATCCTTATAAAAATTGGGAAAAATAA
- the lepA gene encoding translation elongation factor 4 gives MKNIRNFCIIAHIDHGKSTLADRLLDFTKTVTEREKQDQLLDNMDLERERGITIKSHAIQMEYEYKGETYILNLIDTPGHVDFSYEVSRSIAACEGALLIVDAAQSIQAQTISNLYLALENDLEIIPILNKIDLPSANPEEVKDDIVDLLGCDPDDIIPASGKTGLGVEQILEAIIERIPAPKGDPDSPLQALIFDSVYNPFRGVETYFRVMNGEIRKGQKIKFMSTGKTYDADEVGTLKLNQVAKQSVKTGDVGYLITGIKDAREVKVGDTITSAVNGCSEIIDGFEDVKPMVFAGIYPVDTEDYEELRASMEKLQLNDASLVFTPESSAALGFGFRCGFLGMLHLEIIQERLEREFDMTVITTVPNVSYLAYTKKDPETPIVVNNPSDLPDPSKLDRVEEPYIKASVITKADFVGQVMSLCIEKRGQITNQTYLTPERVELNFDMPLAEIVFDFYDRLKTVSKGYASFDYSPIGMRASNLVKVDVLINANSVDALSALIHADNAYNIGKKMCEKLRELIPRQQFDIPIQAAIGAKIIARETIKALRKDVTAKCYGGDISRKRKLLEKQKKGKKRMRQIGNVEVPQSAFMAVLKLND, from the coding sequence ATGAAAAACATACGCAATTTTTGCATTATCGCACACATCGACCACGGAAAAAGTACCCTTGCTGACCGACTTTTGGACTTTACCAAAACCGTTACCGAACGCGAAAAACAAGACCAACTCCTTGATAATATGGACTTAGAACGTGAGCGAGGTATTACCATCAAATCACACGCTATCCAAATGGAGTACGAGTACAAAGGTGAAACGTACATTCTGAACCTTATCGACACCCCTGGTCACGTGGATTTCTCGTATGAAGTGTCGCGTTCCATTGCTGCGTGTGAGGGAGCTTTGCTGATTGTCGATGCTGCACAAAGTATTCAAGCTCAGACTATTTCCAACCTGTATTTGGCTCTAGAAAATGATTTGGAAATTATTCCTATCTTAAATAAAATCGACCTTCCTTCGGCAAATCCGGAAGAAGTAAAAGACGATATTGTTGATTTGCTTGGCTGTGACCCTGATGATATTATCCCTGCTTCTGGGAAAACAGGTCTAGGCGTCGAGCAAATCCTCGAAGCTATCATCGAACGCATTCCTGCCCCAAAAGGCGACCCTGATTCACCGCTTCAAGCACTGATTTTCGATTCGGTGTACAATCCGTTTCGTGGTGTGGAAACATATTTCCGTGTGATGAATGGAGAAATCCGTAAAGGTCAGAAAATCAAATTTATGTCTACTGGAAAAACGTATGATGCCGACGAGGTAGGGACGCTCAAACTCAATCAAGTAGCCAAACAATCTGTAAAAACGGGCGATGTGGGTTACCTCATTACTGGAATAAAAGATGCTCGTGAGGTAAAGGTGGGCGATACGATTACTTCGGCAGTAAATGGCTGTTCTGAAATCATTGACGGATTTGAAGATGTAAAACCGATGGTATTTGCTGGAATTTATCCTGTTGATACTGAGGATTATGAGGAACTTCGAGCTTCGATGGAAAAACTGCAACTTAACGATGCATCGCTGGTTTTCACTCCTGAAAGTTCAGCAGCATTGGGCTTCGGCTTCCGTTGTGGTTTCCTCGGAATGTTGCATTTGGAAATCATTCAGGAAAGATTGGAACGCGAGTTCGATATGACCGTAATTACTACCGTTCCGAACGTTAGTTACTTGGCTTACACGAAGAAAGACCCTGAAACGCCTATCGTAGTGAATAACCCGTCTGACCTTCCCGACCCGTCGAAATTGGACCGAGTGGAAGAGCCTTACATCAAAGCATCGGTAATTACCAAAGCGGATTTTGTGGGGCAAGTGATGTCGCTTTGTATCGAAAAACGTGGGCAAATTACTAATCAAACATATTTAACTCCCGAACGTGTGGAACTAAATTTTGATATGCCACTGGCGGAAATCGTGTTTGATTTTTACGACCGATTAAAAACAGTATCAAAAGGTTATGCTTCGTTTGATTATTCGCCTATCGGAATGAGAGCTTCTAATTTGGTGAAAGTCGATGTGCTTATCAATGCCAATTCAGTAGACGCCTTATCAGCTTTGATTCACGCCGATAATGCGTACAATATCGGAAAGAAAATGTGTGAAAAACTCCGCGAACTAATTCCACGTCAGCAGTTTGATATTCCGATTCAGGCAGCAATTGGGGCAAAAATCATCGCTCGTGAAACCATCAAAGCCCTCCGTAAAGACGTTACTGCCAAATGTTACGGTGGAGACATCTCGCGTAAACGTAAACTCCTTGAAAAACAGAAGAAAGGTAAAAAACGTATGCGCCAAATCGGAAATGTAGAAGTACCACAATCAGCATTTATGGCGGTACTGAAGCTGAATGACTAA
- a CDS encoding HU family DNA-binding protein, with protein MPVKYNVVGRKNPQKPNEAPKFYASAKADGEITLKAIAKEIATGSTTVSDTDVLATLNELTKVLIKHLSNGEIVKFGDFGSFQITITSEGVDDEKKFTAANIKGNKIQFRPGTDLKEMLATVKYEKYKK; from the coding sequence ATGCCAGTAAAGTACAATGTCGTGGGACGCAAGAACCCACAGAAGCCGAACGAGGCTCCGAAGTTTTATGCCAGTGCCAAAGCCGATGGCGAAATCACCCTAAAGGCAATCGCTAAAGAAATAGCAACGGGTTCGACTACTGTTTCGGATACCGACGTATTGGCAACGCTTAACGAACTTACGAAAGTGCTTATAAAACACCTCTCTAATGGAGAAATCGTCAAATTTGGTGATTTTGGAAGTTTCCAAATAACCATCACCAGCGAGGGTGTGGACGACGAAAAGAAATTTACCGCAGCCAACATCAAAGGAAACAAAATCCAGTTCCGCCCAGGTACTGACCTTAAAGAAATGCTTGCTACCGTAAAATACGAAAAGTACAAAAAATAA
- a CDS encoding DEAD/DEAH box helicase: MTPSIKQNYLLCFDLSFDTDFELFLPTAYLTYRSGKALYIFKKATDSVLQTLSELSLSQEENSLLQLTQSLQREVLLKKFLKNKSKLQWSASLYDDSSKKQYIKDYVEEKTHKILETISREQLLLTVNAQHHKEIQAFEIHPKAKQITPFLEFKKTPTAIHYRMYLLDGQTKIAPYKQNIALLNNKYSWIAIGGHLAQLENIKPVHLKGFLSKETIEIPQKTIGVYFEKFLKEILKKVSIHPIGFEVLTQNELKGVSIFLSHDFFINTYKVYLRWDYQGHYFFSNERKSSFSSLIQQQENDLQIIQFKRNQKQEEPYIKALKNIGLRYESGWLVAPPESANLWVLETLIEHKSSLEMAGFDLTHLRLNDKKINLVLPKIETALTQEGNDWFDIHITIKQGDYQFDFKDLIKNLKENNPIFELPDGSVFIIPQAWFSKYGTLAKFTKTEQGKTRLAKNNFALLGELPELQPQSLKTNISYTPSPRLKATLRPYQQEGVRWLLEHYHNGLGACLADDMGLGKTLQTIALLVAVHDYLPEEEVGQMTLFAEVEKQKQALRALVILPSSLVFNWYDETKRFAPHFKCIQYIGNNRKRITSRLINYDVVFTTYHTITRDMSLLQKLDFRYIILDESQRIKNKDSQSFKAIGSLRGSHKISLSGTPIENSLSDLWAQMQFINPNILGSFSHFSNYFKNGIEKRQDPIVLEELKTIISPFLLRRTKEQVLEDLPEMTEQIAYCELTAEQQKWYESEKSKARNALLKVDKSVLTTHALNILMRLRQISNHPQLIDPQSPITSGKYQEVVSHLEALIQSKQKALIFSSFVKHLAIFQAWCEDKGIRYSTLTGEVRPEMRKEQVTQFQEEAEVQFFFISLKTGEVGLNLTAASHVFLLDPWWNPFSEKQAIGRAHRIGQQNKVNVIRFVTKDTVEEKIIRLQQSKKALSQSIIQENIIIKDVIDNIESILM; encoded by the coding sequence ATGACGCCCAGTATAAAACAAAACTACTTACTTTGCTTCGATTTGAGTTTCGATACCGATTTTGAGCTGTTTCTGCCCACAGCGTATCTGACCTATCGTAGCGGAAAAGCCCTTTATATCTTTAAAAAAGCTACAGACAGCGTACTGCAAACTTTGTCCGAACTATCGCTTTCACAAGAAGAAAATAGCCTTTTACAGCTTACCCAAAGTCTGCAACGTGAAGTATTGTTAAAGAAGTTTTTGAAAAATAAGAGTAAACTCCAATGGAGCGCTTCTTTATACGATGATTCCAGCAAAAAACAATATATCAAAGATTACGTTGAGGAAAAAACGCATAAAATACTGGAAACCATAAGCCGTGAGCAACTACTTCTGACCGTAAACGCACAACATCATAAAGAAATACAAGCCTTTGAAATCCACCCCAAAGCCAAGCAAATCACTCCCTTTCTGGAGTTTAAAAAAACGCCAACAGCCATTCATTACCGAATGTATTTGCTTGACGGACAAACAAAAATAGCTCCGTACAAACAAAATATAGCCCTGCTTAACAATAAATATTCTTGGATTGCCATTGGCGGACATTTAGCCCAATTGGAAAACATAAAACCAGTGCATCTCAAGGGGTTTCTGAGCAAAGAAACCATTGAAATTCCGCAAAAAACCATTGGGGTTTATTTTGAGAAATTCCTAAAAGAAATTCTCAAAAAAGTAAGCATTCATCCGATTGGCTTTGAAGTCCTGACCCAAAACGAACTTAAAGGCGTAAGTATTTTTCTTTCACACGATTTTTTCATCAACACCTATAAAGTTTACCTTCGATGGGATTATCAGGGGCATTATTTTTTCAGTAACGAACGGAAATCTTCCTTTTCAAGTTTGATTCAACAGCAAGAAAATGACCTACAAATCATACAATTCAAACGCAACCAAAAGCAAGAAGAACCTTACATCAAAGCTCTAAAAAACATCGGGTTACGTTATGAGTCAGGTTGGTTAGTGGCTCCGCCAGAATCCGCCAATCTTTGGGTGTTAGAAACCCTCATTGAGCATAAATCATCATTAGAAATGGCTGGGTTTGACCTGACCCACCTTCGTCTGAACGACAAAAAAATAAATCTGGTTTTACCAAAAATAGAAACCGCTCTTACCCAAGAGGGTAACGATTGGTTCGATATTCATATCACAATCAAACAGGGCGATTATCAGTTTGATTTCAAGGATTTAATTAAAAATTTAAAAGAGAATAATCCCATTTTTGAGTTGCCCGACGGCAGTGTTTTCATCATTCCTCAGGCGTGGTTCAGCAAATATGGCACTTTGGCTAAATTTACCAAAACCGAGCAGGGCAAAACGCGTCTTGCCAAAAACAATTTCGCACTACTTGGTGAACTCCCTGAATTACAACCTCAATCCTTGAAAACTAACATCAGTTATACCCCTTCACCACGACTGAAAGCCACTTTACGCCCGTATCAGCAAGAGGGTGTACGTTGGCTTTTAGAACATTATCACAACGGATTAGGAGCTTGCCTTGCCGATGATATGGGGCTAGGAAAAACCCTGCAAACCATAGCCTTATTAGTTGCTGTTCACGACTATCTTCCAGAGGAGGAAGTCGGGCAAATGACTCTTTTTGCTGAAGTAGAAAAACAAAAACAAGCGCTTCGGGCATTGGTAATTTTACCTTCTTCATTGGTATTCAATTGGTATGATGAAACCAAACGCTTTGCACCACATTTCAAGTGTATTCAGTATATCGGAAACAATCGCAAACGTATTACATCAAGACTTATCAATTATGATGTGGTTTTTACCACCTATCATACCATTACGCGTGATATGAGCTTATTGCAGAAATTAGATTTTCGTTACATTATTTTAGATGAAAGTCAGCGCATTAAAAACAAAGATTCACAGTCCTTTAAGGCTATCGGAAGCCTACGTGGCTCACATAAAATATCGCTTAGTGGTACACCTATCGAAAATTCACTGAGCGACTTATGGGCGCAAATGCAGTTTATCAATCCGAATATTTTAGGGAGTTTTTCACACTTCTCCAATTATTTTAAAAACGGCATTGAAAAACGGCAAGACCCTATCGTTTTGGAAGAATTAAAAACCATTATTAGTCCGTTTTTACTCAGAAGAACCAAAGAGCAAGTTTTGGAAGATTTGCCCGAAATGACCGAACAAATTGCCTACTGTGAGCTTACTGCTGAACAGCAAAAATGGTACGAATCCGAAAAGTCAAAAGCCCGAAATGCACTACTTAAAGTGGATAAGTCAGTACTGACCACACACGCTCTAAACATACTAATGCGACTTAGGCAAATCAGCAACCATCCTCAACTCATTGACCCACAAAGCCCTATTACTTCTGGAAAATACCAAGAGGTTGTTAGCCATTTGGAAGCTTTAATTCAATCAAAGCAAAAAGCCCTTATTTTCAGTTCTTTTGTCAAACATTTAGCTATTTTTCAGGCGTGGTGTGAAGACAAGGGCATACGCTATTCTACGCTCACAGGTGAGGTTCGCCCCGAGATGCGAAAAGAGCAAGTCACTCAATTCCAAGAAGAAGCCGAAGTACAATTCTTCTTTATTTCATTAAAAACGGGAGAAGTAGGGTTAAATCTCACAGCGGCGTCACACGTTTTTTTACTCGACCCGTGGTGGAATCCGTTTTCAGAAAAACAAGCCATCGGGAGGGCACACCGCATCGGGCAACAAAATAAGGTAAACGTTATTCGGTTTGTTACCAAAGACACCGTTGAGGAGAAAATCATCCGCCTACAACAATCTAAAAAAGCACTTTCGCAAAGTATCATTCAGGAAAATATAATCATCAAAGATGTTATTGACAATATCGAAAGTATTTTGATGTAA
- a CDS encoding YggS family pyridoxal phosphate-dependent enzyme, with the protein MEILKNIEVVQQRINRACLKSGRKPQEVKLLLATKTVTHERIKIALEAGYTLIAENRVQELKEKYEALKDVQHTNHFIGHLQTNKIKEILRYDVSCVQSLDRYDLAEKMHQRLQNQNRTLDVLIQVNTSNEESKFGVQPEGVVDLVKKVAQLNTLKIKGLMTIGLFSDDAEKVRKCFRLLKDIQLQIKDLQIENVAMTELSMGMSGDLEIAIEEGATIVRVGTDIFGKRLYPDSYYWNENQ; encoded by the coding sequence ATGGAAATTCTTAAAAATATTGAAGTTGTACAGCAACGAATAAATAGAGCTTGCTTAAAAAGTGGAAGAAAACCACAAGAGGTAAAGTTATTATTAGCTACCAAAACGGTTACTCATGAACGGATTAAAATAGCTTTAGAAGCGGGTTATACCCTAATTGCCGAAAATCGGGTACAAGAACTTAAGGAAAAGTACGAAGCCTTGAAAGATGTTCAGCATACCAATCATTTCATTGGGCATTTACAAACCAATAAAATCAAAGAAATTTTAAGATACGATGTAAGTTGTGTACAATCGTTAGACCGTTATGATTTGGCAGAAAAAATGCACCAACGTCTTCAAAATCAAAATAGAACACTTGATGTTTTAATTCAGGTAAATACCTCAAACGAAGAAAGTAAATTTGGGGTACAACCTGAGGGAGTGGTCGATTTGGTAAAGAAAGTAGCTCAATTAAATACGTTAAAAATTAAAGGATTAATGACTATAGGGCTTTTTAGCGATGATGCTGAAAAAGTACGTAAATGTTTCCGATTGCTTAAAGATATTCAACTACAAATCAAAGACCTACAGATTGAAAACGTAGCGATGACGGAGCTTTCTATGGGGATGAGTGGCGATTTAGAAATTGCCATAGAAGAAGGCGCTACTATTGTACGTGTGGGGACTGATATCTTCGGAAAGCGTCTCTATCCAGATAGTTACTATTGGAATGAAAATCAGTAA
- a CDS encoding DUF420 domain-containing protein, with product MKTTEQKYNRWIIALSVLIPLVVALLFRVRIPNVAPLSFLPPIYATINGLTAVCLIVAVWAVKNGKIVLHERLMKVCILFSVLFLAMYVVYHMTSDSTPYGGEGVLRTIYFLVLITHILCSIVIIPLVLITYVRALAKRFDRHKRMAKITFPIWLYVAVSGVVVYLMIAPYYAN from the coding sequence ATGAAAACAACAGAACAAAAATACAATCGATGGATAATTGCCTTATCAGTACTGATACCTTTGGTAGTTGCTTTGCTTTTTCGGGTACGAATCCCTAATGTGGCGCCATTGTCATTTCTTCCGCCTATTTATGCTACCATCAACGGGCTAACCGCAGTTTGCTTAATTGTAGCTGTTTGGGCAGTTAAAAATGGCAAAATCGTGTTGCACGAACGCCTAATGAAGGTCTGTATTTTGTTTTCAGTATTGTTTTTAGCGATGTATGTAGTTTATCATATGACCTCCGACTCCACACCTTATGGGGGCGAAGGTGTACTGCGTACAATTTATTTTTTGGTACTCATTACTCATATTTTGTGTTCCATAGTGATTATTCCTTTGGTGCTTATTACCTACGTTAGAGCCCTTGCTAAACGTTTTGATCGGCATAAACGAATGGCTAAAATAACGTTTCCTATTTGGCTTTACGTGGCAGTTTCTGGAGTGGTAGTGTACTTAATGATAGCTCCTTACTATGCGAATTAA
- a CDS encoding SCO family protein produces MRKNTYYIGLILVIVAIGTFAVVEIARRFGNDSVTDANRHTIGKDGGALVKLGKAPSFSFTNQHNQTITDKDYQGKVYVVDFFFVNCPTICPIMSKNMVKIQNAFKDKNIGFASFTINPAMDTPEVLKAYAEQYGVTNPHWHFLTGKTEDIYDLANKSFNIYAGEGDESVGGFEHSGLFALIDQDGNIVCRKDEHGNPIVYYDGLNDEGINMLITDIKKLL; encoded by the coding sequence ATGAGAAAGAATACGTATTACATTGGGTTAATTTTGGTCATCGTTGCCATAGGCACTTTTGCTGTTGTTGAGATTGCCCGAAGATTCGGAAATGATTCTGTTACAGATGCTAATAGACATACAATAGGTAAAGACGGCGGAGCTTTAGTCAAACTAGGTAAAGCACCCAGTTTTTCTTTTACTAATCAGCATAACCAAACCATTACCGATAAAGATTATCAAGGAAAAGTGTATGTGGTGGATTTCTTCTTTGTAAACTGCCCTACCATTTGTCCTATTATGAGCAAGAATATGGTTAAGATACAAAATGCGTTCAAGGATAAAAACATTGGTTTTGCTTCTTTTACCATTAATCCAGCTATGGATACTCCCGAGGTTTTAAAGGCTTATGCAGAACAATATGGCGTAACCAATCCGCATTGGCATTTCCTTACTGGAAAGACTGAAGATATCTACGATTTAGCTAATAAAAGCTTTAATATTTACGCAGGTGAAGGTGATGAGTCAGTAGGAGGCTTTGAACATTCCGGACTATTTGCGTTAATTGACCAAGACGGAAACATTGTGTGTCGAAAAGATGAACACGGAAACCCTATTGTTTATTATGACGGACTTAACGATGAGGGTATCAATATGCTGATTACCGATATTAAAAAATTGCTTTAA
- a CDS encoding 5-(carboxyamino)imidazole ribonucleotide synthase, giving the protein MNYFSSDFTLGILGGGQLGKMLLTETRKFDIATKVMDAAADAPARFATNEFVRGDLLDYDAVYHFGKGVDVLTFEIENVNVAALEQLEREGVKVYPTPQSLNIIQNKASQKLFYEQHQIPTAPFQVFEDLNQLKQAAEKGEVTFPFVWKSARFGYDGNGVKVVRSLADLQQLPQGQCLAEMMIPFKNELAVIVVRSPKGEMKTYPVVEMEFHPEANQVEYVICPARIPDEIAQKAQAVALQVADAFNSVGLLAVEMFQTQNDEILVNEVAPRPHNSGHYSIEASYTNQFEQHLRAILNLPLGATESKVAGVMVNLVGEEGFQGDVVYQNIEQIMAMEGVTPHIYGKRQTRPFRKMGHVTIVNPNLSKAREIAQEVKQTIRVVSNNKS; this is encoded by the coding sequence GTGAATTATTTTTCGTCGGATTTTACATTAGGAATTTTAGGTGGCGGACAGCTCGGGAAGATGTTGCTTACTGAAACTCGCAAGTTTGATATTGCCACAAAAGTTATGGATGCGGCAGCCGATGCTCCCGCTCGTTTTGCTACCAATGAGTTTGTTCGAGGCGATTTGTTGGATTATGATGCCGTATATCATTTCGGTAAAGGGGTAGATGTACTCACTTTCGAAATTGAAAATGTGAATGTAGCAGCATTGGAGCAATTAGAACGCGAGGGCGTAAAAGTGTATCCTACACCACAAAGCCTAAACATCATTCAAAATAAGGCTTCACAAAAGCTGTTTTATGAGCAACACCAAATCCCAACGGCGCCTTTTCAAGTTTTTGAAGATTTAAACCAATTAAAACAAGCAGCCGAAAAAGGCGAAGTAACTTTTCCTTTTGTTTGGAAAAGTGCCCGATTTGGTTACGATGGCAATGGGGTTAAGGTAGTACGTTCGTTGGCGGATTTGCAACAATTGCCTCAAGGGCAATGTCTTGCGGAAATGATGATTCCGTTTAAAAATGAACTTGCTGTAATCGTGGTTCGAAGCCCAAAGGGTGAGATGAAAACCTATCCGGTGGTAGAAATGGAATTTCACCCCGAAGCCAATCAAGTGGAATACGTAATTTGTCCAGCACGTATTCCTGATGAAATTGCTCAAAAAGCTCAAGCGGTAGCTTTGCAAGTGGCTGATGCTTTCAACAGTGTGGGGCTTTTGGCTGTGGAAATGTTCCAAACGCAAAATGATGAAATTTTAGTCAATGAGGTAGCGCCTCGTCCGCACAATTCGGGGCATTATAGCATTGAGGCGAGTTATACCAATCAGTTTGAGCAACATTTACGCGCCATTTTGAATTTGCCTTTGGGAGCAACCGAAAGCAAAGTAGCTGGTGTGATGGTTAATTTGGTGGGCGAAGAAGGTTTTCAAGGCGATGTTGTTTATCAAAACATTGAGCAGATTATGGCAATGGAGGGCGTTACTCCGCACATTTACGGAAAACGACAGACGCGTCCGTTTCGGAAAATGGGTCACGTAACTATCGTTAATCCTAACCTTTCCAAGGCACGTGAAATTGCTCAAGAAGTCAAACAAACCATTCGAGTAGTGAGTAATAATAAATCGTAA